The proteins below are encoded in one region of Pomacea canaliculata isolate SZHN2017 linkage group LG7, ASM307304v1, whole genome shotgun sequence:
- the LOC112568371 gene encoding uncharacterized protein LOC112568371 isoform X1 → MMSTQGQASELYLTIRQLNGLLILVTFIAGGVSQIISINCPTGLQEGMWGNVTCSVNKTKVAAASSCYPNRLQFAFKNESELLNPVCEIPYNETCGQAGKLNCSCVESKADIYTYQLQILGKCNETLICNIDCLPETSFTDSCQLGDCIKELRCSTTCEMLLIVLLPAFGILVGIILSVFIWKKKISCFR, encoded by the exons ATGATGTCGACACAGGGGCAAGCATCAGAACTCTACCTGACTATCAGACAGCTAAATGGACTATTGATATTAGTCACCTTTATTGCAG GTGGTGTGTCCCAAATCATTTCAATAAATTGTCCAACTGGTCTTCAAGAAGGAATGTGGGGAAACGTTACTTGTTcagttaacaaaacaaaagttgcGGCGGCGTCCTCTTGTTACCCTAACAGACTTCAGTTCGCTTTCAAAAATGAGTCAGAACTATTGAATCCTGTATGTGAGATCCCTTATAATGAAACATGTGGCCAGGCTGGTAAATTGAACTGCAGTTGTGTGGAATCGAAGGCTGACATATATACTTATCAACTCCAGattttgggaaaatgtaatgaAACTTTAATCTGCAATATTGACTGTCTACCGGAAACATCATTTACAGACAGTTGCCAGCTTG GTGATTGTATAAAGGAACTTCGGTGCTCCACTACATGTGAAATGTTATTGATTGTTTTACTTCCTGCCTTTGGGATATTAGTAGGGATCATACTAA GTGTATTTATATGGAAGAAAAAGATCag
- the LOC112568371 gene encoding uncharacterized protein LOC112568371 isoform X2, with the protein MMSTQGQASELYLTIRQLNGLLILVTFIAGGVSQIISINCPTGLQEGMWGNVTCSVNKTKVAAASSCYPNRLQFAFKNESELLNPVCEIPYNETCGQAGKLNCSCVESKADIYTYQLQILGKCNETLICNIDCLPETSFTDSCQLGVFIWKKKIR; encoded by the exons ATGATGTCGACACAGGGGCAAGCATCAGAACTCTACCTGACTATCAGACAGCTAAATGGACTATTGATATTAGTCACCTTTATTGCAG GTGGTGTGTCCCAAATCATTTCAATAAATTGTCCAACTGGTCTTCAAGAAGGAATGTGGGGAAACGTTACTTGTTcagttaacaaaacaaaagttgcGGCGGCGTCCTCTTGTTACCCTAACAGACTTCAGTTCGCTTTCAAAAATGAGTCAGAACTATTGAATCCTGTATGTGAGATCCCTTATAATGAAACATGTGGCCAGGCTGGTAAATTGAACTGCAGTTGTGTGGAATCGAAGGCTGACATATATACTTATCAACTCCAGattttgggaaaatgtaatgaAACTTTAATCTGCAATATTGACTGTCTACCGGAAACATCATTTACAGACAGTTGCCAGCTTG GTGTATTTATATGGAAGAAAAAGATCaggtaa